The sequence below is a genomic window from Candidatus Cloacimonas sp..
ATTCTTTATATACCATACAGTTCAATGCCGGAGACGAATCCGAGTAACCCATCGCCAAAAGGTCTTCAATTTCTTTCAATAAACCGTCGGCAAGCATTTTTTCCATCCTCAGATTGATGCGTTTATACAGTTCCGAACGGGGAATATCAATCAGAATGCGAAAGACATTGTATTTTTGGCTTTCTTTTTGGTTGTGCCAGTGTTCCGAAAGCGGAATACCCGTTCCCAGAAAAACTTCCAAACCGCGTAAAATTCTTTGTGTATCATTTTTACTTATCTGAGCGGCAAATTCGGGGTCGCATTTCTGCAAGTCAGCATATAAAACTGCCAGTCCTTCATCTTTAAGGCGTTGTTTCAAAGTTTCTCTGATATTTTTAGGAAGAGGAGGATGAGCAAAAATTCCTTCTAAAAGCGCTTTTATATAAAGTCCTGAGCCACCGCAGATAATTGGAATTTTACCTTTGGAATACAGGTCTGCTATGATTTTTTCCGCATCGGCAACAAAATTGCCGGCATTATAGGTCTCGTCGGGATTGATAATATCCAGTAAATGATGTTTAACTCTTTGCTGTTCCTCTTTACTTACTTTTGCGGTGCCAATATCCAGAAAGCGATATACCTGTCTGGAATCAGCAGATATGATTTCGGTTTCAAAGTCCTCCGCAAGGGCAATTGCCAAAGCTGATTTTCCTGTGGCGGTTGCTCCTTCAATGGTTATAACAGGGATCATAAAGTGCGTTTAAACTTCTTTTCAAAATCAGTTACGGGGATTTTTAAGATGAGAGGTCTGCCGTGGGGACAAAAATAGGGAACCTGACAGGCAAAAAGTTCATTGATTAAATTCAACATTTCCCTGCGCGTAAGTTTATGATTGGCTTTAATGGCAGCTTTACAGGCAATTGATTTTATTAAACCATCCCTGAAATCGGTAGTAATATCCATTTCCTGTTCCAGTTGTTTTAAGATTTCAATAAAAACCTGACCACCGGCAAAATCAGTCAATTCGGCAGGAATTTCTTCTATCACAATTGAATCACCGCTAAATTTTTTAAGTGTAAAACCTACTTTCTCCAGCAGTTCCAAATTTGCTTCTACCAGGTCTTTTATGTCCGAGGCAATATAAGGTGGAATATCTATAACCAACGGAATAATAAGTTTTTGACGCACGGCAGGAGCTCCCCCGCTTCTTTGTATTAATTTTTCATAGATAATTCTTTCATGAGCTGCATGTTGATCAATAATTACTAAGGCATCTTCCACTTGAATGAAGATATAGGTATTATGAAACTGCCAGGGATTGATATAGTCCTCTTCATTTTTTAGCAAAATATCGTATTTCAGCTTATCGTTGGGCTGATCGGAAAATATTTCCTGCACCTCACTTTCTTCTTTGGCAGGATTAAAGATTGGAATATCTTTGGGCGTATCGGGATTTGATTCGCTCTTAAAAATATCATCCTGAAAGAGTTCGCCAAATTCTTTTTTATAAGCCGAGAACTGCGGAACCTCTATATTACTTACGAAAATATCGCGCTCCAAGGAAGTTGCTTTTTCACCTTTTGATTCACCTTGAAATTTACGCCGCGCACTGGCAAATTTACTATCTTCATAAGCCCGAAGCGCATTAGTCAGCGTTTCAAAAACCAGAGAATGCACCAGATTATTTTCGCGAAAGCGCACTTCCAGTTTGGCGGGATGGACATTTACATCAATCTGCTCCGGAGGAATTTCCAAAAAAAGAATATAGGGCGGAGTAGTTCCTTTTTGCCAGGCACGGGTTTTTAAAATGAAGGGTTCATAAGCTGATTTTATCGCGTGACGAACTGTCTTATCAAAAATATAACGACCGTTAATAAAAGTGTATTGCGCATCGATCAATTTATCCGAGCGATCTTCCAAGCCAAAAATGTAACCGTTTACGGAGTAATTGCCATATTTTCCATCTATGGAAATCACATCGTCAGCAAAAAATGTGCTTCCGAAGACCTCTTCTATGCGCTGTTTTCTCTCTGTGCAAGCAATATAATTCAGCTTTTCCTTATCGTCAATCACAAGGCGAAAACTTATTGTAGGATAGACCAGCGCTTGATAATGCATATATTTTAGGATGTGTCTGGTTTCTACTTGAGCGGTTTTGAGAAATTTTCGCCGCGCAGGAAGGTCTTTAAATAAGCCCCGCACAGTTACGGTAGTTCCGGGTGTGGCAGAAGTTCGTGTTACATTCAATAATTTACCATCTGCAAATTCAATTATCGTAGCCATCTCGTCTTCCGCTTTTCGCGTTACTAAATTTAGTTTCGAAACCGAAGCAATGGATGGTAGCGCTTCACCTCTAAAACCCAGTGAATCGATATGAATAATGTCATCCACGGTCTTAATTTTACTGGTAGAATGGCGTTCAAAAGCCAGCATTGCATCATCGGCATTCATTCCGCAACCGTTATCTAAAACCCTTATCAGGTCTTTGCCTCCGTTTTCAATGACAACAATTATACTTTTGGCACCGGCATCAATGGCATTTTCCACCAGTTCTTTAACAACGGAAACTGGACGCTCAATAACTTCTCCGGCGGCAATTTTATTGCGGACATCTTCAGATAGGATATGAATATTATTCAATTATGTTCCTTAATAACGAAAGATACTGCCATCCGTAAATTCTCTGATGATAGAATTATAGGGAACCAACGAATCGGCAATATCCTTACAATTGGAAATTAATTGGGAAAGTCGTTTTGCTTCCATATAGGCAGATGATGTAGGAGAAACCCCTAACAGCAATTTCCAAGCATATTTGCGAATCACGCTCATTTCATAAGTTAAGCTACTGTTAAACATATAATTGGCATTTTCCTGATAGGGAAATATATTTTTATCTTCCCCTTCGCGGACATCTTGCCAGCGCATTAATGTTTCTTCCGCACTGTAACCTCTGTAACGATGATCACGAATAATTCTGCGTAATAATCTACAATCGGTGGTAGCAATCCGATTATGATTATCAATATTCAGCTGATTTAGGGCGCTAACATATATTTTCACTTTTCGGTTGGCAGGAATGGAAGAAGTTAAGGTCTCATTCAAACCGTGAATGCCTTCCATCACAATTATACTGTTACTGCCGAGTTTGATAAAATTGTTGCTGTGGCGTCTGGCGCCTTTGGTAAAATCATAGCGGGGCAATTCAATTTGTTCTCCTTCCAGCAGTTGGTTCATTTGCATATTCAAATATTCCAGGTCCATGGCGTAAATTGATTCAAAATCGTATTCACCGTTGGGTTTACGGGGTGTTTTATCCCGGGGCAGAAAGTAATCATCCATTCCGATGATGACTGGTTTTGCCTTACAGGCCTGAAGTTGAACACCTAACCTTTTAGCAAAAGTGGTCTTACCGGAAGAAGAAGGCCCGGCAATCAGAATTAACTTCACCTCTTTTTTGGTAACAATATCAGCTGCTATTTCCGCTATTTTCTTTTCGTGCAATGCCTCTTCCACTTGAATAAATTCCGATATTTCGTAGTTATCGATCAGTTTATTGATGTCTATAATATTATGCACCCGTAAAATATCCAGCCATTTATCGTGTTCCTGATGGAGGGCAAATAGTTTTGAGGGAAGCTGGAAAGAGGATATTTCCATCTTTTCATCTCTTCCTGGAAAGCGTAAAATAAAGCCAGGAGCGTGATAAACGATATCAAAGGTCTTTATTTTGCCGGTTCTTTCCACCAGCGGATGAATAAAACAATCATAATACTTTCCGCATCGGTAGAGTTCCACATTTTCTTGGTAATGATATTTCAAATTTTTGAGCACATCATTCCGACCCATCGCACTGAAAATATCTATTGCCTCATCGGTTTTAACCGTTATCTTTTCTATGGGTAGATCGCTATCCACAATGTTATGCATCTCTTTTTTCAAGCGGTTGCAATCATCTTCGGTAAAATTTTGGGAATTGAAGACCTCACAATATACACCGTCGGCAATGGAATGTTCCACTACCAGAGAGTGTTCCGTTCCCATTATAGTATGCAATGCCTTAACCATAATGAAAATAGCGCTATCCTGATAAATTCTGTAACCCTCGGGATGAAGATAAGTGATGCAATCAATAAGAGTTTCTCTATCGGGTATGTAATCTTCATTGACATATTCTCGATGATTTATTTTATAGGATAAGACCTGTGATTTGTCTATCATAGTTCTTTTCATTGTTTCTGCCAGAGAACGGGGTGTATCCACTTCCAGCAGAGAGTTTTTGGTGCCGTTTAAGCGAATGTCCAAAATCATTTTTTTTCCTGTTAATTCCAAATCTGATAAGGAATTATGAAATTTATTATATTTATACCAGAGATTTAAACCTGAAAATTTAGTCAAGCTTTATAGGAGAGATAGATAGTGCAAAAGATAAGTAAAAAACAATACTTGCAAAGAGAAATATGGCGTCTGATAGGAATCATTTTCGGCTCATTTTTTTTTGCAATGGGTTATTCTTGGTTTTTATTACCTTACAATATGGCTCCCGGTGGAGTAGGTGGCTTATCTCAAATTTTATATGCCTTTTTGGGTATTCCCAATGGCGTTTCGATGATTTTAATCAATATTCCGCTGTTCATAATCAGTTTTATCTTCATTGGCAAATCCTTTGGCAGCAAGAGCTTATATGGAATGTTCGTCAGCTCTGTGATGACCGACTTTCTCAGCTTTCCTGCTTTATATAAAATAGGTATTATTACCGATCTAAAGCCATATACTCATATCTTGAATGGACATACAATCTACGCAATGTTAGGTCCGGAAGATATGTTATTAAGCGCAATGGCAGGTAGTGTTTTACTGGGAATCGGTTTGGGACTTATTTTCCGGTTCCGGGGATCAACTGGAGGAACAGATATCCCGGTGGCGCTAATTAAGCAGAAAGCCAATCTTTCCATCGGAACCGGTTATTACATTGTAGAAACGGGAATCATTTTACTGGTGGCTATCATTTTTAAAGCCCCTAAATTGCTAATCTGGGGTTATTTTAATCTCTTCATCACCGTGAAAATAACTGACTTAGTCAGTGAAGGACTTCCTTATATCAAAGGCGCATATATCATTTCCGATGCCGTGGAAGATATTAGCAAAGAAATTTTTACCAAACTGGAACGCGGAGTTACATATCTAAATGGCGTTAGCGGATATAACAAGCGTGATATCAAAATACTGTTCGTAATTTTAAACCGAAGACAGGTTCCCCAATTAACCGATATCGTTAAAGATGCCGATCCCGATGCCTTTATGATTATTATGGATGTTTACGATGTGCTTGGTTATGGCTTCAAATCACGCAGCTTAAAGTTGAATGAATAAATTTAATTTCCGCTCTCACTGCCTGATTTGAAACAAAATATTCCTTTATTATGGTAGGAAGGACTTTTTTACTTTATACTGCAAAGTCCTTATTTACCCCAAAGCTAATTTAGAGCCAAATTCGTTTAC
It includes:
- a CDS encoding YitT family protein is translated as MQKISKKQYLQREIWRLIGIIFGSFFFAMGYSWFLLPYNMAPGGVGGLSQILYAFLGIPNGVSMILINIPLFIISFIFIGKSFGSKSLYGMFVSSVMTDFLSFPALYKIGIITDLKPYTHILNGHTIYAMLGPEDMLLSAMAGSVLLGIGLGLIFRFRGSTGGTDIPVALIKQKANLSIGTGYYIVETGIILLVAIIFKAPKLLIWGYFNLFITVKITDLVSEGLPYIKGAYIISDAVEDISKEIFTKLERGVTYLNGVSGYNKRDIKILFVILNRRQVPQLTDIVKDADPDAFMIIMDVYDVLGYGFKSRSLKLNE
- a CDS encoding nucleoside kinase, which produces MILDIRLNGTKNSLLEVDTPRSLAETMKRTMIDKSQVLSYKINHREYVNEDYIPDRETLIDCITYLHPEGYRIYQDSAIFIMVKALHTIMGTEHSLVVEHSIADGVYCEVFNSQNFTEDDCNRLKKEMHNIVDSDLPIEKITVKTDEAIDIFSAMGRNDVLKNLKYHYQENVELYRCGKYYDCFIHPLVERTGKIKTFDIVYHAPGFILRFPGRDEKMEISSFQLPSKLFALHQEHDKWLDILRVHNIIDINKLIDNYEISEFIQVEEALHEKKIAEIAADIVTKKEVKLILIAGPSSSGKTTFAKRLGVQLQACKAKPVIIGMDDYFLPRDKTPRKPNGEYDFESIYAMDLEYLNMQMNQLLEGEQIELPRYDFTKGARRHSNNFIKLGSNSIIVMEGIHGLNETLTSSIPANRKVKIYVSALNQLNIDNHNRIATTDCRLLRRIIRDHRYRGYSAEETLMRWQDVREGEDKNIFPYQENANYMFNSSLTYEMSVIRKYAWKLLLGVSPTSSAYMEAKRLSQLISNCKDIADSLVPYNSIIREFTDGSIFRY
- the mutL gene encoding DNA mismatch repair endonuclease MutL, producing the protein MNNIHILSEDVRNKIAAGEVIERPVSVVKELVENAIDAGAKSIIVVIENGGKDLIRVLDNGCGMNADDAMLAFERHSTSKIKTVDDIIHIDSLGFRGEALPSIASVSKLNLVTRKAEDEMATIIEFADGKLLNVTRTSATPGTTVTVRGLFKDLPARRKFLKTAQVETRHILKYMHYQALVYPTISFRLVIDDKEKLNYIACTERKQRIEEVFGSTFFADDVISIDGKYGNYSVNGYIFGLEDRSDKLIDAQYTFINGRYIFDKTVRHAIKSAYEPFILKTRAWQKGTTPPYILFLEIPPEQIDVNVHPAKLEVRFRENNLVHSLVFETLTNALRAYEDSKFASARRKFQGESKGEKATSLERDIFVSNIEVPQFSAYKKEFGELFQDDIFKSESNPDTPKDIPIFNPAKEESEVQEIFSDQPNDKLKYDILLKNEEDYINPWQFHNTYIFIQVEDALVIIDQHAAHERIIYEKLIQRSGGAPAVRQKLIIPLVIDIPPYIASDIKDLVEANLELLEKVGFTLKKFSGDSIVIEEIPAELTDFAGGQVFIEILKQLEQEMDITTDFRDGLIKSIACKAAIKANHKLTRREMLNLINELFACQVPYFCPHGRPLILKIPVTDFEKKFKRTL
- the miaA gene encoding tRNA (adenosine(37)-N6)-dimethylallyltransferase MiaA, coding for MIPVITIEGATATGKSALAIALAEDFETEIISADSRQVYRFLDIGTAKVSKEEQQRVKHHLLDIINPDETYNAGNFVADAEKIIADLYSKGKIPIICGGSGLYIKALLEGIFAHPPLPKNIRETLKQRLKDEGLAVLYADLQKCDPEFAAQISKNDTQRILRGLEVFLGTGIPLSEHWHNQKESQKYNVFRILIDIPRSELYKRINLRMEKMLADGLLKEIEDLLAMGYSDSSPALNCMVYKE